A region of the Labeo rohita strain BAU-BD-2019 chromosome 5, IGBB_LRoh.1.0, whole genome shotgun sequence genome:
ttgaatgaactatccctttaattgtaCTGTTACAGAGATGTGCAGGGCTAGTTAGAATAGAATGTTTCTGAGGTgggtttatgtttttaaaacaacacaaacctTAAAGCATTATACAGTATTTGCATGTATTATAGAAACTGAatacagttttagttttttagtctTAGACCTATCCATTCAGAACAGACTTACTTTTAGGAGTGGGTGTCTCTTTTATCCtgaaaaacaaaggaaaacaaatgtcaGAGTTGTTTCCCTTTGGCATTATCTGTGTATAATTTCAGTATATCAACAAAAATCAGCATTGTTCAGCTTTAAGAAACCTTTCCCAGTTCTTACACGTCCTCTCCATCCAGCAGCCTCCTGTAGGTGGCGATCTCCAGCTCCAGATTCTGTTTGATACGCAGTAACTGCTCATAATCAGTCTTGATTCTCTGCATGTCCAGGCGCAGCTGTGAGAGTTCGTCCTCCAGCTGTGTGAGCGAGCCCTGCAGACGCTCGATCTCAAGCGTGTACTTCTGATTCGTCTCTCCAAGGTTCCCCTCCAGAACACCAACCTTGGGGACATAACATTCATAACATTTTCAGTGCTCAAAATATCACGACTGTAGTATGATTAGTTTAAAACCATTATTAGAGATTAGTACCATCAAGAATGAACTTCCTCTTATAATGTCTGATCTATAACCAGTATGTGTGAACTACTAGCTAAACAACCTGTTGAAAGGTCTGTATTACCTGTCCAGGCCAGGAGGATGCAATGTGTTTTTAGACTGTCATCACATGTATTACAGAGTGATTTTTTATACAGGAGTAAACATATATAGTCATTGTTTGCATAAGGACGAACAGCAGATGGAGGGGACAGTGCTTTCCTGTGCTGAAGAGCTAACCTTGACACGTTCTCCGGATATTTGATGACAGACTATGGGCTAAATTATTGCAGATCTAATTTAAAAAGtccaaaaaatgtcaaaagaaaCACAGCTGGAATATGATGCCTCAAACAGCTCACTAACATATTCATTGACATTTAACCACAGGATAGAGGATTTGACTATTTAAAGAATGTTTATCCAAAAAGATTTACGGATGAGTAATATAACATAAGCAATTCATcgtgttaaaaaaacaaaaggttgGAAAGATGCATTTTTTCCATTCCCTCTTGACTTCAAACAATTCAGCCTTGCCTGCTCTAGAAgacatttggaaaaaataactttcTCTTTAATAGAAAAGTAGGTAAGCAATTCATCTGGAATCCTAATTATGATCTTGTATATAAACCTCTCGAATatattttagaacattttaaaggagaagtccacttccaaaacaaagattcacacataatgtactcacccccttggcatccaagatgttcatgtctttctttcttcagttgtaaagaaattatgttttttgaggaaaacatttcaacattttctccatataatggactgatatggttcccCCGATTtgaaacttccaaaatgcagtttaaatgtggcttcaaacaatcccaaatgcagttgtaaacaatcccagccgaggaagaaggggcttatctaatgaaatgtatatatataatatacaatttacatactttttagtCTCAAaagctcgtcttgcctttctctccctgaactctgtgtattatggttcaagacagttaggctatgttgaaaaactcagaccatattttctccctcaacctcaaaaatcatttcaaaatcatcctacatcgctgcagaagtaccgacccagtctttgcaaagtgaacatgcaaagaagatgaaacacccttaacaaaaaaggtaaaacagcaatatagaacaattttgaagttgagggagaacatgagatttttGAGAGAacatgagagtttttcgaccctAACTCTCAAAAACAGtacaggcagagtaagacaagatgagtgtttggcattaaaaagtatataaattgtattatttttatgaaaataaccgatcgtttcgctagataagacccttctttctcgactgggatcgtttgaagccgcaattaaactgcattttggaagttcaaaatcggggcaccatatcagtccaatatatggagaaaaatgctgaaatgttttcctcaaaaaaacataatttctttacgactgaagaaagaaagacatgaacatcttggatgacaagggggtgagtacattatttgtaaattgttgttctggaagtggacttctcctttaaagactgtttttctctttttccagGGATCGAAAGTCTGGTTGCAATAGAAGAACATATGAGATGTATCATTTGCAAACTGGGGTGCAGCACATAAGGATCCATAAAAAGTCTCTGaaggtatttaaatatatgtcattttgataataaatgtatttttaatatctgtctatctatctatcttgccAAAAGTGCTGTTACTGATGCGTAAAGAATTGTGTAAAGTGTTAATCTCAGATACAGAAACACtgtcaaccaaaaaaaaaaaaaaaagatccaggtaatattttaacaatttggTGTTAGTGTGATGGCAGTGtcaattattaaatttatataatttcgtattttattgtttatatttttgttttggacaaaattgaattttttaatcTCTTTAATCTTTAGTGTGATGGCAGTGTCAATTATTAAGGCAagtcaaatttttaatttattaagctTAAAGATTAAAGAgattaaaaaattcaattttgtccaaaacaaaaatataaacaataaaatacgaacaaagcctttttattttagaaagggGATTATCATATTTTGGGTTCCTTGGCATCATAAAGTTTGAAATCCTTGTCAAACTTCATAAATATACaccagaaatacagtaaaattgcaaCAAATAGGATGAGTTCTGGTTTTGACAGATGTTTGTAAAAGAtaattgtatttgtgtttttttgatcgtatttgttgatttgatttaaaatttgttCTGATGTCCACTGcagtgaaaatattttttattattcaccTTATTCTTAACACGGAAGTAAgcttatgggtgagacttccggttcattagctgttatagggaaataatgagaacaGTAACAACgtgtgtgttcataattacgataatatgttaaaataatatggtaaggcacaccaatttgcaatattaagcagcaaaacaggTTGTTTTGTATAGCTAAAAACACCTGGACGCGTAtgagacccataaaatgtacaaatggccatgcccactcgtacgggaaaaataaggtgggtGAAAGTCTATTTTGCAGCAGTTCTGTCCAATCCATCCAATCCACTCTAAGAAAAACTTCCTGGAACTTCTGGAATGTAACTATCCACAATGTTCCAGTGTTCTGAAGCATATACTAGCATCTGTTGTTAACTTGTTACTTCTTGATTTGTCTCAGTATGATTAAAAGTCATGCCTTTTCCAACTCTAGTGGGGATTTTAGGATAAACATTCTATCATTTCACCTGTTTGCGCAGACTGTCCAGTTCCACTTCTAATGCCTGCAGGAAGCGTCGTCTTTCATTGAGTTCACTCTGAGCACATCGCAGAGCCTCGTTACTCTCCTTCACCTCTGACTGCACGGTCTCCAGCTgtcacacatatacacacaccacAGAGAACACACATTCGTTCAAACACACCTGTGTTTGCAGTGAAATCATCAGTCTATAAACAGctgatcaggtgtgtttgatgtgGAGTCTGTGTTGGATTGTACATTAACCTTCTTCAGGTACCACATCTCAGCGTCTTCTTTATTCTTGCGTGCAATGCTCTCATACTGCACCCTTAGCTCTGCCATGATGGCTCCCAGGTCTGGGCCCTGGGCTGCATCCACCTCCACGTTCACTTGCTCATTGGCTAGACGGGTCTTCATTGTGTTCTTCTCCTTTATGGAGACAGACAATTCATTTACAATTTTACCAGAACGTATTTGTGAACTACTAagttcaagggccagaaaggtagtaaggacactgataaaatagtctatgtggcatcagtagttaaaaataaaaattaaggttcaaccactgatgtcacatggtgtcctaatattttttgtgcaattGCCTATTTGCACTCTTAATAGTCTGCAGATGCTTATTGTAAAGTAattaatttgtggttaaatgCTGTATTTGAGTGGAGCCACACCTGTCTTTCCAAACACTTCCTCACCTATcttatttgtttgtgaatatgggtgtgtgtgtgttaatgtgtgtgttttgacacACCGATTACTCTATCTATGTAAAGAAAACAAGTGTGTTAAAAAGGGTGTTCCTATATGTGCACCACTCAGAGGTTTGATATTTGACTACCGTGAGAAATAAGACATGATCTTGCTAAAATAAATTgcttattgcatttttaatatggttGCAAAGTGGTTAAGTTTAGAGTAGTGATGGGGTTGGGGGCTAAAATATATCTTCATACTAGTAAAATGTTACCAGTGTTgagaaaagttttaaaagtaatgcatcacAATATTGTTACTcaatgaaaaagtaactaattacattacttagttactttttattgaaagtaatgcattatgttacttttgcattacttttttcacCTAAGCTGGGCTTGCATATtcgttttttaataacaaaaaacccAAAAGATATAGCCTCCGACTGAAGGAAGTGTCTTaaggtccttgcacactgagtccaaAATGTTCATATGCGGTTTTTCATATTCGTCAAAATTCATCGCAGAACAACAAGGTGTCAAAACAgctctcaaaatgcttgctacggatGTGAAAACGCAGAAAATTGAACCcgatacaatttttttttgtgacagatGAAAATTtcggaggcagtgtgtaaacatgATTGACACAAAGGAAGGTTTTTTTAACGTGAGAAAATTTTGAATGAGAATTATGGACTTATGGAATTATGTGCAAGGACCTTTATTCCCAATTTCTTACAACACTGGACAAGGAgatgtcagtgaataaatgggaGAACAAAgtaacttatttgaaaaagtaacttttttgtaaatttaaatgtaatgcatattttactagttacttgaaaaagtaatctgattacgtaactcacgttacttgtaatgcattacccccaacactgaatgttactacaaatatttttatttatataaatctaatataaacaaTCCCTAAATCTGTGTATACGTAAATATTACTGAAATAAGTGctgttaaattacattcagcatataaatatgtaaaaatgtatgtgcAAAATTTTAGAATACCTATGAATATTATTGGGATCTAGCTGAATAAGGTATGTAATTTCCTAAAAATATTAgcaatatttgttgtttttgtgtcagTTATGTGTTTAACCTCTTCATGATTCTTCTTGAGGAAATACAGCTCCTCTTTCAGACTGTCCAGGTCTCCTCGAAGGGTAGCGATGATCTGATCATGATCAGATTTTGCTCTTCTCAGAGCATGACAGTCTCTCTCAACCGACTGGCAAAGAGTAGCTTCTGCCTCCCATCTGATTATGAACAAataataaaccattaaaaccTAGAAATTAGTACAAAATAGTACAATGACAGATGTTTCTTAGGGTCTATAGGAAGGAACAAAAAGAGCAAAACTCACTTGACCCTAAAGTCATCAGCTGCAAGCTTGGCATTGTCAATCTCCAGCATTATACGAGCATTCTCCAATGTCTTTTTCCTCACCTGGAGAGCAGAAGAACATTCCTGCTACTATCGAAACAACTACAAGCAAAGCAATAAACAAAACTCTTAGTTCTACTAGATCATCAAACCTCTTGTCCAATCGCATGCGCTTGAGCCATCAGTCCCTCGATGTCGTGACCCTTGGGTGCTCGCTCCTTCATCAGCTGTTTAATCTTCAGCTCCAGGTCAGCGTTGGACTTCTCCAGAGAACGCACCTTCTCCAGATAGCTCGCAAGTCGGTCGTTCAGACCTTGCATGGTCTCCTTCTCACTGGCGCCAACTCCTAGACCATTCAGTGAGAGGTTGCTTAGGATGTTTAAGCCATTTCCCAGAGACGTGGaacgagacagagacagagtGCTGGCTGAGGAGAGCGACACTGGGACTTTAGAGCGTCCCCGAGCCCCGTCACGCATAGACATGCTGGAGAAAGACGGCTGCCGTCCCAGAGAGTGGCTGTGCATAGAGAAGCTGGAGGTCATGGTGCTCGCAAAACCAGAGAGTTATTGTACTGTATGTGCACTGCTGGTGAAGAAATATTCATTGGTTGTTAGTCTGAATGCAGACTGTTGTTCACTTATGCCATATGAAAACCGTGAAAACTTTGCTTTCCACCCTTAATTTGCATATGCTTAGACGgatgtttaacatttaaacatctATGTAATGCTATTTAAAATGATACTGCAGTTAATAACTGGATTTAGAAAAAATACCCTAAATTTGTTGGTCAAAATGGTCATTTGGTTGCAAAAAAAGAAGCCTTTGTGAATAAGGAATGTAATACTTACACGGATTGTGTCCAAATTCAGCACCTGAGTGTGGTTTAGTCCAGGGAAGAACTGGTGGCTTTTATTTGTACTTGTTCAGGTGAGTCAGAGTATTTATGCACGGGCTCCTCCTGAAGAGCTGTTGACTATAGAAGTCTATTGCCAGCCAATCACATCCCTCCACAGGTGAAAGGATATTTCCTGACTGAAACCgataaaacacaatgaaatttCCCAAGGCACCATATACAGATTACATtgaacatttgtttttgaaactGTCAGTgacaaatgatgttttatttcatgaaaATTTTGCTCAAAGACTTagaatatttcaaacatttttaggAAGTTAATACAATGAAATTCAATAGCATCCATTGTTATTTTGACcccaaaatatcttcttttatattCCATACAAgaaaggtttggaatgacatgatggtgagtaaatgatgactgaattgtaatttttgggttaacAATCCCTTTAAGATAAATAACAGCACTGACAATTATAGTTTATAAAAGAAGTGACTTCATATCCACTATGGGACAGGGTGTACTGTAATAACCATAACcccatttttttctgaatctgGTGTAACCTGATTTGCTTTAGAGAAGGGGAAAAGTCCATTTCTGTACACTGACACTATTCAGTGAGGGTACAATGACCTGTAATGTGAGAACTGAGCTTCACAGGGAGACGGTCCTCCAAAGCCTCACTAGCCAGGAAGAAGCTCAAACAATGAAGAGACCGAGAGAGAGCAGAAAGGCAAAACCTATGAGAAATACTTCTGTTTTGGGAGGAAGTTGACCTAATCACCTAGTTAACGCACACTATGActgaaaatctgaatttttgaattaagataatactttgttttttattttgttaaacctttTATGGTTCTTGTAGTTTGTATGACTACTTACCTTtgccatgttttttgaacattatACCTTGGGTTATATGCATATACcagtacagtataaaaaacataatgcaTAAGACGGTCATGGTACTTTCATGTATACCAT
Encoded here:
- the krt1-c5 gene encoding keratin, type 1, gene c5, producing the protein MTSSFSMHSHSLGRQPSFSSMSMRDGARGRSKVPVSLSSASTLSLSRSTSLGNGLNILSNLSLNGLGVGASEKETMQGLNDRLASYLEKVRSLEKSNADLELKIKQLMKERAPKGHDIEGLMAQAHAIGQEVRKKTLENARIMLEIDNAKLAADDFRVKWEAEATLCQSVERDCHALRRAKSDHDQIIATLRGDLDSLKEELYFLKKNHEEEKNTMKTRLANEQVNVEVDAAQGPDLGAIMAELRVQYESIARKNKEDAEMWYLKKLETVQSEVKESNEALRCAQSELNERRRFLQALEVELDSLRKQVGVLEGNLGETNQKYTLEIERLQGSLTQLEDELSQLRLDMQRIKTDYEQLLRIKQNLELEIATYRRLLDGEDVIKETPTPKKEPEVRTRKIVKVVTQTMVNGKVVDESSEVEQIEERKKSESVRRVAIERVI